The following DNA comes from Candidatus Neomarinimicrobiota bacterium.
GGTCACACCGGCTGATATCACCTTTGACATGCAGCTTACCTTGCATATGGATGGGCGGGAAGTCCGGCTGCTGCACTTCGGGCCCGGCCACACTGCAGGCGACATAATTGTCCATTTACCCGCAGAGGATATCATCTTTGCCAGTGACTTCATTTTTTTGTATTCCACCCCGCTAGGTATGGAAGGGTCCTTTGCTGGCTGGCTCAGGAACCTGAATGCCATGGCGAATCTGGGTGCTCAAACCTATGTCCCTGGCCACGGGCCGGTGTGCGGAGTGGAGGGGCTGAATCTGTGTCGCGATTATCTTGTCTTTGTCCAACGCGAGGCCAGGAAGAGGTTCGACAAAGGCATGACTGTCGATGAAGCCGCCGAAGACATCGACTTGGGGCAATTCAAGCAATGGCCCAATCATGAGCGTATCCTGGCCAACTTGGAACGCCTGTGGCGCGAGTTTCGCGGCGAAGACCACACCACCTCTAAGCTGGATATTGCCGAACTGTTCTTGCGGATGGACAACATGGCTAAGGCAGGCGAGTTGTAGTACGGAATTAAAATTAGTTTAGTATGAAAATAGTCTAGACTGTTCGACATCCAGTAAAAGCTTGAAATGTTACTTAGATGCACACTAAGATGAACTGCGTAAGCTAAACCTTCTGGTCTATTGAGTATGATTTAAACCGTCCCACCAATACCCGGGCTATCTTGTCCCCACAGCCTATATTGAAGGGGGGAACTTGCTGAAATATGTTTCTGAGTTTTGCCCATGTGGTCAGCCAGGAAACGTTGTTGACAAAAGGTCTATCTGATGATATAGTTGAGCAACAGTTTTAGATTGAATGTTCGTTCAATTACCCTGGTGAGAATTGTCTGAAGAGTTCACAATACGCACTTTTAGCAGCGACAAAGCTTTAGTCAAACAGCGCAGAAATCATATAGTTCGCTGCTCTACAAAAGTATTCACTAAGAAAGGCTATGACCGGACCAATATGCGTGAGTTGGCCAAAGCCTGCGAGATGAGTGCCGGGGCGCTGTATCACTACTTTGGTTCAAAAGAGGAGATTCTTTATTCGATTATTAATAATGCTACGTCGCAGCAGGCGGGTTCCATGGAAGATTGGGCCGATGAGCTGGCAACGGCGAGTCCAACGATAGCTCTTGTAGAGCTTGTGAGAAGGTTTTATGAATGGCATGACAATAATCAGGATATTACTCTATTTGCATATCAGGAAACGAAAAACCTGCCAGACAAAGCCCAACAAATCATTTTCGACTCCGAAGCGCGTATATTGGCTGTATTTGAGAAGTTGTTAACAAAAGGCATTGAGGAACGTGAGTTTAATATTGATGATCCCAAGCTAATTGCCCACGACATAGTCGTTCTCGGGCATGCCTGGGCCCTCAGACGTTGGCACCTGAGAAAACGCTGGACTTTCAAAACATATGTAAAGGAACAGACCGATGCTATGTTGAGGGCGATTACGGCAGACATAAACACTGCTGTTGCCAATAAACAGAGAAAGGAGTCATCCAAGTGATTACTTTGAAGGAAGGTAATTTGCGCATTCCCAAATGGAACAGGAAGGTATTTGCCGTTGCTGGGGGTCTGACGAATTATAAGAAGTTCTGCCCGGAGATGAAGATCGAAGAGCAGGTGATGGTGGCATTCCGTCAGATGTTGGAGAATAACGATTTAAAGCTCTCTCCGGTGGAAATCAAGGGATTAATCAACTTTCTTGCCTGTGGTGAATTTGCCGACCACTTTCAAGACCAGCTCCTGTGCGAAGCCAAGGTCACTGACTATCTCGGTCTTGACCCGATGTATGATATAGGTATCAAGACTGGCGGGGCTACCG
Coding sequences within:
- a CDS encoding TetR/AcrR family transcriptional regulator, encoding MSEEFTIRTFSSDKALVKQRRNHIVRCSTKVFTKKGYDRTNMRELAKACEMSAGALYHYFGSKEEILYSIINNATSQQAGSMEDWADELATASPTIALVELVRRFYEWHDNNQDITLFAYQETKNLPDKAQQIIFDSEARILAVFEKLLTKGIEEREFNIDDPKLIAHDIVVLGHAWALRRWHLRKRWTFKTYVKEQTDAMLRAITADINTAVANKQRKESSK
- a CDS encoding MBL fold metallo-hydrolase, whose protein sequence is MNKEYKVPTWESGVRQLAPNIYAYIQAKATWYWSNAGFIVGNDYVVVVDSLATVGLTQKFKEEIRKITDKPIRYLINTHHHGDHIYGNHVFAGATIISHDYCRREAIEQGIRDPGLMNTIFPEFDFRGIAVTPADITFDMQLTLHMDGREVRLLHFGPGHTAGDIIVHLPAEDIIFASDFIFLYSTPLGMEGSFAGWLRNLNAMANLGAQTYVPGHGPVCGVEGLNLCRDYLVFVQREARKRFDKGMTVDEAAEDIDLGQFKQWPNHERILANLERLWREFRGEDHTTSKLDIAELFLRMDNMAKAGEL